A stretch of the Acidilobus sp. 7A genome encodes the following:
- a CDS encoding DUF2153 family protein has protein sequence MSSRQDLTEFLRNLDRWVLMQQSVLQTFKENEKKVSQSDRLELIVNTRLAFSHMMRTIKAFDDWLQDPFITTNAPKDLLVEVWERTVKILEDLLELDIEHTSGMKKTLDEYSKNGQLNPILTRLREIGSTIGTEQERGRGEVGGTTISF, from the coding sequence GTGTCGTCCAGGCAAGACTTAACAGAGTTCCTGCGTAACCTGGATAGATGGGTGCTTATGCAGCAGAGCGTGCTTCAGACGTTCAAGGAGAACGAGAAGAAGGTTTCTCAGTCGGACAGGCTCGAACTCATAGTTAACACCAGGCTTGCCTTCAGCCACATGATGAGAACAATAAAGGCCTTCGACGACTGGCTCCAGGACCCCTTCATAACCACTAACGCACCCAAGGACCTCCTGGTGGAGGTGTGGGAGAGGACCGTCAAGATACTCGAGGATCTTCTCGAGCTTGACATAGAGCATACGTCAGGCATGAAGAAGACCCTCGACGAATACTCAAAAAACGGCCAGCTCAACCCGATATTGACAAGGCTGAGAGAGATAGGGTCCACAATAGGAACTGAGCAGGAGAGGGGTCGCGGCGAGGTAGGGGGTACAACCATATCGTTCTAG
- a CDS encoding aldehyde ferredoxin oxidoreductase family protein, protein MKGWSGRLLWLDVTRRESKVVNYPAEWALMYLGGRGLAARIMWEYMKPGAEPLGPDNLLIFAIGPLSSLPGPSTGKLQVAAKSPLTGGYGDGNIGTLFSNEMRKAGLDAIVFSGASDKPVIINIEGTKVDFESADDLWGLDTWTTEERLRKRYGRFAGIVEIGPAGENLVKFATVISQEGRSGGRPGIGAVMGSKKIKAVVIRGSEKADLYDDKQYNVEAAKALIEIKNRPGYQFWMRQGTMYTIDWAQETSVLPAYNFDEGVFEGFKGIDGFTMESMKVDQRGCPNCNMQCGNVVLDREGVKSELDYENVALLGSNVGIDHLADAAYLNRIGDQVGYDTESLGTTLSWAIEASQAGLLKDYDGGHKLEWGDIKTLADVAYQIARRSTPLGNLLAEASSGACRKVGGCDFSMDVKGLGVSAYDCHAAPGMALAFATSPIGAHHKDAWVISWEVQNDRFAYSKEKAAKVIELQRIRGGLFESFTTCRLPWVEVGLSLDHYPLLLYYSTGVKYSWDDLYALGDRIYALMRAIWIREKGGWSRDYDMPPVKWFKKPLTKGPLAGAHLDYDKYNQLLDYYYDLRGWDHNGVPTRETLHRLGLDYVIPELEKYVRLG, encoded by the coding sequence ATGAAGGGATGGAGCGGCAGGCTGCTGTGGTTAGACGTGACTAGGAGGGAGTCGAAGGTCGTTAACTACCCGGCCGAGTGGGCCCTCATGTACCTGGGCGGCAGGGGGCTGGCTGCCAGGATTATGTGGGAGTACATGAAGCCCGGCGCCGAACCCCTTGGACCTGACAACCTCCTCATATTCGCCATAGGGCCGCTCAGCAGCCTCCCGGGGCCAAGCACGGGAAAGCTACAGGTGGCAGCCAAGAGCCCCCTGACTGGGGGCTATGGAGATGGAAACATAGGCACGCTCTTCTCAAATGAGATGAGGAAGGCGGGACTAGACGCCATAGTCTTCAGTGGCGCCTCGGACAAGCCTGTAATAATTAACATAGAGGGTACCAAGGTCGATTTTGAGAGCGCGGACGACCTGTGGGGCCTCGACACGTGGACAACCGAGGAGAGGCTAAGAAAGCGCTACGGTCGCTTCGCGGGCATAGTGGAGATAGGGCCTGCCGGGGAGAACCTTGTGAAGTTCGCCACCGTGATAAGTCAGGAGGGCAGGAGCGGCGGGAGGCCGGGCATAGGGGCTGTTATGGGCTCAAAGAAGATTAAAGCTGTGGTAATAAGGGGCAGCGAGAAGGCTGACCTCTACGATGACAAGCAGTACAACGTCGAGGCAGCTAAGGCCTTGATAGAGATAAAGAACAGGCCAGGGTATCAGTTCTGGATGCGTCAGGGCACCATGTACACCATAGACTGGGCGCAGGAGACCAGCGTCCTCCCCGCCTATAACTTCGATGAGGGCGTCTTCGAAGGCTTCAAAGGCATAGACGGCTTCACCATGGAGTCCATGAAGGTCGATCAGAGGGGCTGCCCTAACTGCAACATGCAGTGCGGCAACGTGGTCCTTGATAGGGAGGGGGTTAAGAGCGAGCTTGACTATGAGAACGTCGCACTGCTCGGCAGCAACGTTGGAATAGATCACCTCGCTGACGCCGCATACCTAAACAGGATAGGTGACCAGGTGGGCTACGACACCGAGAGCCTTGGAACTACCCTCAGCTGGGCCATAGAGGCGAGCCAGGCCGGCCTCCTGAAGGACTACGACGGCGGACATAAGCTGGAGTGGGGCGACATAAAGACGTTGGCTGACGTCGCCTATCAGATAGCCAGAAGGTCAACCCCGCTGGGGAACCTACTGGCAGAGGCCAGCTCCGGGGCCTGCAGGAAGGTGGGCGGCTGCGATTTCTCAATGGACGTCAAGGGCCTTGGGGTCAGCGCCTACGACTGCCACGCCGCCCCAGGCATGGCCCTAGCGTTCGCCACAAGCCCCATTGGGGCGCATCACAAGGACGCCTGGGTGATAAGCTGGGAGGTCCAGAACGACAGGTTCGCCTACTCAAAGGAGAAAGCAGCCAAGGTAATAGAGCTCCAGAGGATAAGGGGAGGGCTCTTCGAGAGCTTCACCACGTGTAGGCTACCATGGGTAGAGGTGGGCCTCAGCCTCGACCACTATCCGCTGCTCCTGTACTACTCCACGGGCGTCAAGTACAGCTGGGACGACCTCTACGCGCTTGGAGACAGAATTTACGCACTCATGAGGGCCATCTGGATAAGAGAGAAAGGGGGCTGGAGCAGGGACTATGATATGCCGCCCGTGAAGTGGTTCAAGAAGCCTTTAACCAAGGGACCGCTGGCCGGGGCGCACCTAGACTATGACAAGTACAACCAGTTGCTTGACTACTACTATGACCTGAGGGGCTGGGATCACAACGGCGTCCCAACCAGGGAGACCCTGCATAGGCTCGGCCTCGACTACGTCATACCGGAGCTGGAGAAGTACGTAAGGCTGGGTTAG
- a CDS encoding translation initiation factor IF-5A — translation MSIQFATLGDLKKGNYIVIDGEPCRIVEITKAKTGKHGSAKAHVVAIGLFSGTKKTLVAPTDTQVQVPIIEKRNGQILADLGDSVQLMDMETYDTIEVEKPKDDPELLERLKPGAQIEYWLIMGKPKIMRTRPEE, via the coding sequence ATGAGCATTCAGTTCGCCACGCTGGGGGACCTTAAGAAGGGCAACTATATAGTGATAGATGGCGAGCCCTGCAGGATAGTTGAGATAACTAAGGCTAAGACAGGGAAGCACGGGAGCGCCAAGGCTCACGTGGTGGCGATAGGCCTCTTCTCTGGCACCAAGAAGACCCTAGTGGCTCCGACGGACACGCAGGTGCAGGTGCCAATCATAGAGAAGAGGAACGGCCAGATACTTGCAGACCTGGGGGACTCGGTGCAACTAATGGACATGGAGACCTACGACACGATAGAGGTTGAGAAACCCAAGGATGACCCAGAGCTGCTTGAGAGGCTTAAGCCGGGCGCCCAGATAGAGTACTGGCTCATAATGGGGAAGCCTAAGATAATGAGGACTAGGCCGGAGGAGTAA
- the tfb gene encoding transcription initiation factor IIB (stabilizes TBP binding to an archaeal box-A promoter; responsible for recruiting RNA polymerase II to the pre-initiation complex), which translates to MSEADQPKKAQGSAAPGPSKCPPEHIIYDPNTGARICLDTGEIIEEQVIGDEAEWRAYTPDERARRTRVGGPLSLAKPNMGLDVYLGSFHEGSGKRIRGLSKRIENLRLQRSFKMGRTLSGIEKNINQALKILDEIATRMELSDSIKEEASKLYREATEKGLTRGRSIESVVAATIYAACRKLKIPCTIDDIVKNLPNKNADTKREVARCYRLLVRDLDVEIPVIEPELFISRIISTLGLPDYVTIEAAKILREARSKGVTAGKDPSGLAAAAVYLAALRNGLRRTQKEIAHVAGVTEVTVRNRYKELVGDELKGEAQ; encoded by the coding sequence TTGTCGGAGGCTGATCAGCCTAAGAAGGCCCAGGGGTCCGCTGCCCCTGGGCCTTCCAAGTGCCCCCCTGAGCACATAATATACGACCCTAATACAGGAGCCAGAATATGCCTTGACACAGGCGAGATAATAGAGGAGCAGGTCATAGGCGACGAGGCAGAGTGGAGGGCCTACACTCCTGACGAGAGGGCCAGGAGGACCAGGGTTGGAGGTCCCCTGTCCCTCGCTAAGCCAAACATGGGACTTGACGTTTACCTGGGCAGCTTCCACGAGGGCAGCGGCAAGAGGATAAGGGGCCTGTCGAAGAGAATCGAGAACCTAAGGCTTCAGCGTAGCTTCAAGATGGGGAGGACCCTCAGCGGCATAGAGAAGAACATAAACCAGGCCCTGAAGATCCTAGACGAGATAGCGACCAGGATGGAGCTCTCAGACAGCATCAAGGAGGAGGCCTCCAAGCTGTATAGGGAGGCCACTGAGAAGGGCCTGACGAGGGGAAGAAGTATAGAGAGCGTGGTGGCAGCAACCATCTACGCGGCCTGCCGTAAGCTTAAGATACCGTGCACAATTGATGACATAGTTAAGAACCTGCCGAACAAGAACGCTGACACCAAGAGGGAGGTGGCCCGCTGCTATAGGCTCCTTGTGAGGGACCTGGACGTTGAGATCCCGGTTATAGAACCTGAGCTCTTCATCAGCAGGATAATCAGCACCCTCGGGCTTCCCGACTACGTTACTATAGAGGCCGCCAAGATACTTAGGGAGGCCAGGAGCAAGGGGGTCACAGCCGGCAAGGACCCCAGCGGCCTGGCGGCAGCCGCAGTTTACCTGGCGGCACTCAGGAACGGCCTGAGGAGGACGCAGAAGGAGATAGCCCACGTCGCTGGTGTGACTGAGGTTACCGTGAGGAACAGGTACAAGGAGTTAGTTGGCGACGAGCTCAAGGGTGAGGCACAGTAA
- a CDS encoding ribonuclease P subunit p25 family protein, producing MEGRSRINVSSSGTAEDYALQAILEFNKGFKQVELYADSDDACKLIDAYLIMKQRMGEALRLASADVGSSRPRGRNQGYMSIILERLA from the coding sequence TTGGAGGGCAGGAGCAGAATTAACGTGTCATCAAGCGGCACGGCTGAGGACTACGCGCTTCAGGCAATACTTGAATTTAATAAGGGCTTCAAGCAGGTTGAGCTCTATGCGGACAGCGACGACGCGTGCAAGCTTATAGACGCATACCTTATTATGAAGCAGAGGATGGGGGAGGCCCTTAGGCTGGCCTCAGCAGACGTGGGCTCCTCAAGGCCGAGGGGCAGGAACCAGGGCTACATGAGCATAATACTTGAAAGGCTTGCATGA
- a CDS encoding adenosylcobalamin-dependent ribonucleoside-diphosphate reductase: MDVNRTKVITWAKQAAKGAGLDPSEIEFELLRYPTASPSDLFTRALSSFASWDLMDSRWEEAARRLILYRIYEERGQHPPEKLEGLESWASWVGLNLLYERYLVKREGRVVETPNEMLERVASFVAGPELSLGGHMDSVRQEFYEIMSSGKFMPNSPTLMNSGTKYHQLAACFVIPVEDDMDSIFSALNAAAWIFKTGAGAGFDFTPLRGRGAPLSFGGTASGPVSFMRLFDEVADVIKEGGRRRAAMMGVLHDTHIDLEDFINSKLPGGLENFNISVGVHDAFIMAAVNGSQWNLYDPSECPQLVGALSGDLADIWRRCKPKRSVSATEVLNEAVRAAWESGDPGLVFLDTINEHNPTPRLGRIRATNPCGETPLLSHEACNLGSINLGRFIKDGSIDWELLEHDIRVAVRFLDDVIEASWYPRPEIEAAVKRNRKVGLGVMGWADMLAELKVPYDSDSALFLADKLMEFIAYVARDESNRLSAERGPYPEFPGSIHKEGRFNFEPQLSPSMIYDESKVSEHVHTIVESRPKLDWDRVRLEMIEGTRNATVTTIAPTGSISIIANASSSIEPFYSLVYIRQSSLFSWIEVNRFLKDWLESSNNLTPERVKEIIRHGGSVRGLDWVPKEYQDVLATALDMDWRWHVKMQAVFQRWVDNAVSKTVNMRKDATLDDVKGVFLEAWRLKCKGITVFRDQSKGAQVLKVSGDLDSLIKEPPALKIRAKARMIPGAINVGDSTISAVSEEYAGGCPTCDL, translated from the coding sequence AAGGCGCAGGCCTCGACCCCTCAGAGATAGAGTTTGAGCTCCTGCGCTACCCGACGGCCAGCCCAAGCGACCTATTCACCAGAGCCCTTAGCTCTTTCGCCTCATGGGACCTCATGGACAGCAGGTGGGAGGAGGCCGCGAGGAGGTTAATATTATACAGAATTTACGAGGAGAGGGGCCAGCATCCCCCTGAGAAGCTTGAGGGCCTCGAGTCCTGGGCCAGCTGGGTCGGGCTTAACCTGCTTTACGAGAGGTACCTGGTGAAGCGCGAGGGGCGCGTTGTTGAGACGCCTAATGAGATGCTTGAGAGAGTCGCCTCCTTTGTAGCTGGGCCGGAGCTGAGCCTTGGAGGTCACATGGACTCTGTCAGGCAGGAGTTCTATGAGATTATGTCGTCAGGCAAGTTCATGCCTAACAGTCCAACCCTCATGAACTCTGGGACCAAGTACCACCAGCTGGCGGCATGCTTTGTGATTCCAGTGGAGGACGATATGGACTCCATATTCTCTGCCCTCAACGCTGCTGCCTGGATCTTCAAGACGGGCGCCGGGGCGGGCTTCGACTTCACGCCGCTGAGGGGGAGGGGGGCGCCGCTGTCCTTTGGTGGCACTGCGAGCGGCCCGGTGAGCTTCATGAGGCTCTTCGACGAGGTTGCGGACGTAATAAAGGAGGGGGGTAGGAGGAGGGCCGCCATGATGGGCGTACTTCACGACACCCACATCGACCTTGAGGACTTCATAAACTCGAAGCTGCCAGGGGGCCTCGAGAACTTCAACATAAGCGTGGGAGTGCACGACGCCTTCATTATGGCAGCCGTTAATGGTTCCCAGTGGAACCTATACGACCCCAGCGAGTGCCCCCAGCTTGTGGGGGCCCTCAGCGGCGACCTAGCTGACATATGGAGAAGATGTAAACCTAAGAGAAGCGTCAGCGCCACAGAGGTCCTTAATGAAGCCGTCAGGGCGGCCTGGGAGAGCGGCGACCCAGGGCTTGTGTTCCTTGACACTATAAATGAACACAACCCAACCCCGAGGCTCGGCAGAATAAGGGCAACAAACCCGTGCGGCGAGACGCCGCTCCTGAGCCATGAGGCCTGCAACCTGGGCTCTATTAACCTTGGGCGCTTCATCAAGGACGGCTCCATAGACTGGGAGCTGCTCGAGCACGACATAAGAGTCGCCGTGAGATTCCTAGACGATGTCATAGAGGCCTCCTGGTACCCCAGGCCTGAGATAGAGGCGGCGGTCAAGCGCAATAGGAAGGTAGGCCTTGGAGTTATGGGCTGGGCCGACATGTTGGCTGAGCTTAAAGTGCCCTACGACAGCGACTCCGCACTTTTCCTAGCAGATAAGCTCATGGAGTTTATAGCCTATGTAGCTAGGGACGAGAGCAACAGGCTCTCGGCTGAGAGAGGCCCATACCCTGAGTTCCCAGGGAGCATACACAAGGAGGGCAGATTCAACTTTGAGCCCCAGCTCAGCCCTTCCATGATATATGACGAGTCCAAGGTCTCTGAGCACGTTCACACCATAGTTGAGTCAAGGCCTAAGCTTGACTGGGACAGGGTTAGGTTGGAGATGATAGAAGGCACGAGGAACGCCACTGTAACTACTATAGCCCCCACGGGGAGCATAAGCATAATAGCCAACGCCAGCAGCAGCATAGAGCCTTTCTACTCACTCGTATACATCAGGCAGAGCTCCCTGTTCTCCTGGATAGAGGTTAACAGGTTCCTGAAGGATTGGCTTGAATCCTCAAACAACCTGACGCCTGAGAGGGTGAAGGAGATAATAAGGCACGGCGGGTCTGTGAGAGGGCTCGACTGGGTCCCCAAGGAGTACCAGGACGTGTTGGCAACGGCCCTGGATATGGACTGGCGCTGGCACGTGAAGATGCAGGCGGTCTTCCAGAGGTGGGTTGACAACGCCGTCAGCAAGACCGTTAACATGAGGAAGGACGCTACCCTTGACGACGTTAAGGGGGTCTTCCTTGAGGCCTGGAGGCTTAAGTGCAAAGGCATAACTGTATTCAGAGACCAAAGCAAAGGCGCTCAGGTCCTCAAGGTCAGCGGCGACCTTGACTCTCTGATCAAGGAGCCCCCAGCGCTGAAAATAAGGGCTAAGGCAAGGATGATCCCAGGGGCCATAAACGTAGGAGACTCTACGATCTCTGCCGTTAGTGAGGAGTACGCCGGCGGTTGCCCTACTTGCGACCTCTAA
- a CDS encoding ketopantoate reductase C-terminal domain-containing protein, with translation MSLTYLAGITIEARLRVAVVGGCGAAGSVMVAALRLGGAEVDIIDRGTRGCETRELLVKGLWRGPVKVCGWDSVRGPYDVAMLFTKSYDASGALEGALRLEPRLLVSPHNGLGALELLEGRVGSRAAGMVLYYGSTRTSKCSSIYTGGRRVVIGCRTGCDPELLSQLSTIIKAGGLDAEVVNPKDFDSERWLKLAVNSAINPVTALSWDKNGVIAKDLPAAQLAGDLARETGLVAEGLGIELAEDPVEATMRTARETAENCSSTVQDLAAGRDTELRYINLAVWEESLKTASRAVINLTAYRAVEVASRWLRGRRSPCAR, from the coding sequence TTGAGTCTAACATATCTGGCGGGCATAACAATCGAGGCTCGCCTCAGGGTCGCGGTAGTTGGGGGCTGCGGCGCTGCCGGTTCAGTGATGGTAGCGGCGCTGAGGCTTGGGGGCGCCGAAGTTGACATAATCGACAGAGGCACCAGGGGCTGTGAAACCAGGGAGCTCCTGGTAAAGGGGCTCTGGAGGGGCCCTGTCAAGGTCTGCGGCTGGGACTCCGTGAGGGGACCTTACGACGTCGCTATGCTGTTCACGAAGTCCTATGACGCCAGTGGCGCGCTTGAGGGGGCACTAAGGCTTGAGCCAAGGCTCCTAGTGTCGCCCCACAACGGCCTTGGCGCCCTCGAGCTCCTTGAGGGCAGGGTGGGCAGCAGGGCAGCTGGCATGGTACTCTACTATGGCAGTACTAGGACGTCCAAGTGTTCGTCTATTTACACTGGGGGTAGGAGAGTCGTCATTGGGTGCAGGACAGGGTGCGACCCTGAGCTGCTGTCACAGCTATCAACTATAATAAAGGCTGGCGGCCTCGACGCTGAGGTCGTAAACCCCAAGGATTTTGACTCAGAGCGGTGGTTGAAGCTCGCAGTTAACAGCGCCATAAACCCTGTCACGGCACTATCGTGGGATAAGAACGGTGTCATTGCTAAAGACCTGCCGGCTGCCCAGCTGGCGGGTGACCTAGCTAGGGAGACGGGGCTCGTCGCAGAGGGGCTCGGCATAGAGCTGGCCGAGGACCCCGTGGAAGCCACCATGAGGACCGCAAGGGAAACCGCTGAGAACTGCAGCTCGACAGTCCAGGACCTAGCGGCTGGGAGGGATACGGAGCTCAGGTACATAAACTTGGCCGTGTGGGAGGAGTCCCTTAAGACTGCGTCACGTGCCGTAATTAACCTTACAGCCTACAGAGCTGTCGAGGTGGCCTCACGGTGGCTGAGAGGGAGAAGGTCACCGTGCGCAAGGTAG
- a CDS encoding GTPase, whose amino-acid sequence MELADWRTLARVIKRSDGVIEVLDARDPLGTRSLRAEGIARAFGKKVIIAINKVDLIPKDVAKRWLDYFDSLGLRAVLVSSLRGYGKGTLKAEMLKVSSGGTSTFSVVGYPKTGKSSVINMFKGYRSASVSKVPGSWGHTKGYTIYRVAKDIYVIDTPGTIPVEGDELESIIRGRSPEELRDPVRPAVLLIERALRYNPNSIAEAYGVLEIDPYKILERIAMRRMWIYKSTHEPNIEEAARTVIRDYHRGKLWFYVPPP is encoded by the coding sequence ATGGAGCTCGCAGATTGGAGAACGCTCGCCAGGGTGATAAAGAGGTCAGACGGCGTAATAGAGGTGCTTGATGCAAGGGACCCCCTGGGCACGAGGAGCCTGAGAGCCGAGGGGATAGCCAGGGCCTTCGGAAAGAAGGTCATAATAGCTATAAACAAGGTTGACCTCATACCGAAGGACGTGGCCAAGAGGTGGCTTGACTACTTCGATTCGCTCGGCCTAAGGGCTGTCCTCGTCTCAAGCCTGAGGGGCTATGGCAAGGGGACCCTTAAGGCTGAAATGTTGAAGGTCTCCTCAGGCGGAACCTCGACATTTTCAGTGGTTGGGTACCCCAAGACAGGCAAGTCAAGCGTAATCAATATGTTCAAGGGTTATAGGAGCGCCAGCGTCAGCAAGGTGCCGGGCAGCTGGGGCCACACCAAGGGCTACACTATATATAGGGTCGCTAAGGACATCTACGTAATTGACACTCCAGGCACAATACCCGTTGAAGGCGACGAGCTGGAGTCGATAATAAGGGGCAGGAGCCCTGAGGAGCTAAGGGACCCTGTGAGGCCGGCAGTCCTCCTGATAGAGAGGGCCCTGAGGTACAACCCAAACTCCATAGCTGAGGCCTACGGCGTGCTTGAGATCGATCCCTATAAGATACTGGAGCGGATTGCTATGAGGAGGATGTGGATATACAAGAGCACCCATGAGCCAAACATAGAGGAGGCGGCTAGGACCGTGATAAGGGACTACCACAGGGGCAAGCTCTGGTTCTACGTCCCGCCGCCCTAA